A single genomic interval of Camelina sativa cultivar DH55 chromosome 11, Cs, whole genome shotgun sequence harbors:
- the LOC104724765 gene encoding cullin-4 yields the protein MSLPSKRSTCSAASASDDSSYSSPPMKKAKNDLHHSPQHPNAADKVGFPMEEDPTPAAANLSRKKATLPQPTKKLVIKLNKAKPSLPKNFEETTWQQLQSAIRAIFLKKPFSFHFESLYQAVDDLCMHKLAGKLYQQIEKECEEHISAALQSLVGQNTDLTVFLSLVEKCWQDFCDQMLMIRSIALTLDRKYVIQNSNVRSLWEMGLQLFRKHLSLAPEVEQRTVKGLLSMIEKERLAEAVNRTLLSHLLKMFTALGIYMDSFEKPFLEGTSEFYAAEGMKYMQQSDVPEYLKHVEGRLHEENERCILYIDAVTRKPLIAAVERQLLERHILVVLDKGFTTLMDGRRTEDLQRMQTLFSRVNALESLRQAISAYVRKTGQKIVMDEEKDKDMVQSLLDFKASLDIIWEESFSKNESFGNTIKDSFEHLINLRQNRPAELIAKFLDEKLRAGNKGTSEEELESTLEKVLVLFRFIQGKDVFEAFYKKDLAKRLLLGKSASIDAEKSMISKLKTECGSQFTNKLEGMFKDIELSKEINESFKQSSQARTKLPSGIEMSVHVLTTGYWPTYPPMDVKLPHELNVYQDIFKEFYLSKYSGRRLMWQNSLGHCVLKADFSRGKKELAVSLFQAVVLMLFNDAMKLSFEDIKDSTSIEDKELRRTLQSLACGKVRVLLKHPKGRDVDDGDEFEFNDDFAAPLYRIKVNAIQMKETVEENTSTTERVFQDRQYQIDAAIVRIMKTRKVLSHTLLITELFQQLKFPIKPADLKKRIESLIDREYLEREKSNPQIYNYLA from the exons ATGTCTCTTCCTAGCAAACGCTCTACTTGCTCCGCCGCTTCTGCCTCCGACGACTCTTCTTACTCTTCTCCTCCCATGAAAAAGGCCAAAAACGACCTCCACCATTCCCCGCAACACCCTAACGCCGCCGACAAGGTTGGCTTTCCCATGGAGGAAGATCCAACTCCCGCCGCCGCTAATCTCTCTCGCAAGAAAGCTACACTGCCTCAACCTACTAAGAAGCTTGTAATCAAGCTTAATAAAG CCAAACCATCTCTACCAAAGAACTTTGAGGAGACTACATGGCAACAGTTGCAATCAGCTATCAGAGCTATATTCCTCaaaaaaccattttcttttcACTTCGAGAGCCTTTACCAG GCTGTTGATGACCTTTGCATGCATAAGCTGGCAGGAAAGCTTTACCAACAGATTGAGAAGGAGTGTGAAGAACACATCTCTGCAGCTTTACAATCTTTAGTTGGGCAGAACACTGATCTCACTGTTTTCTTGTCACTTGTCGAGAAATGCTGGCAAGACTTTTGTGACCAGATGCTTATGATCCGTAGTATAGCCTTGACTCTGGATAGAAAATATGTGATACAAAACTCAAATGTACGTTCATTGTGGGAGATGGGTCTGCAGCTTTTCCGGAAGCATCTATCACTGGCCCCTGAAGTTGAGCAGAGGACTGTTAAAGGTCTCTTAAGTATGATTGAAAAAGAAAG GTTAGCAGAAGCTGTTAATAGGACTCTACTTAGCCATCTTTTGAAGATGTTTACTGCACTGGGAATATATATGGATAGCTTTGAGAAACCTTTCCTTGAAGGAACTTCTGAATTCTATGCAGCCGAAGGAATGAAATACATGCAGCAGTCTGATGTTCCGGAGTACCTGAAGCATGTTGAG GGAAGGTTGCATGAAGAGAATGAAAGATGCATACTCTATATAGATGCAGTAACCAGGAAACCATTGATAGCAGCTGTTGAAAGGCAACTTCTAGAGCGTCAtattcttgttgttcttgataag GGTTTTACAACGTTAATGGATGGACGTCGTACTGAGGACCTTCAGAGGATGCAAACCCTGTTTTCTAGGGTCAATGCACTTGAGTCTCTGAGGCAGGCAATAAGTGCATATGTTCGGAAAACTGGGCAGAAGATTGTTATGgatgaagagaaagataaagataTGGTACAATCACTATTGGACTTCAAGGCTTCTCTTGACATAATATGGGAAGAGAGCTTTAGCAAGAACGAATCATTTGGGAACACCATCAAAGATTCATTTGAGCATCTGATTAATCTTCGACAG AACCGGCCAGCTGAGCTTATTGCCAAGTTTTTGGACGAGAAGCTCCGTGCTGGGAATAAGGGTACTTCTGAAGAAGAATTGGAGAGTACTCTTGAAAAAGTCTTGGTTTTGTTCCGATTTATCCAG GGTAAAGATGTGTTTGAAGCATTCTACAAAAAGGATCTTGCGAAGAGACTCCTTTTGGGAAAGAGTGCTTCAATTGATGCGGAGAAATCCATGATCTCTAAG CTTAAGACTGAGTGTGGTAGCCAGTTTACAAACAAGCTCGAAGGGATGTTCAAG GATATTGAATTGTCAAAGGAAATCAACGAGTCATTCAAACAATCTTCCCAGGCCAGAACAAAACTGCCATCGGGAATTGAGATGAGTGTCCACGTTTTAACAACAGG GTACTGGCCAACATATCCACCCATGGATGTTAAGCTTCCTCATGAACTAAATGTCTATCAG GATATCTTCAAAGAGTTCTATTTAAGCAAGTACAGTGGTAGGAGATTAATGTGGCAAAATTCATTAGGCCACTGTGTTTTAAAGGCAGATTTCTCCAGAGGTAAAAAGGAGCTGGCTGTTTCCCTGTTTCAG GCTGTTGTGTTGATGTTATTTAACGATGCAATGAAACTTAGCTTTGAAGACATTAAAGATTCCACTAGCATAGAGGACAAGGAGCTGAGAAGGACTTTGCAGTCGCTTGCTTGTGGGAAAGTCCGTGTCCTGCTGAAG CATCCAAAGGGAAGAGATGTAGACGATGGTGATGAATTTGAATTTAATGACGACTTTGCAGCTCCCCTGTACCGTATTAAG GTAAATGCAATCCAGATGAAAGAGACAGTAGAGGAGAACACAAGTACAACGGAAAGAGTATTCCAGGACCGACAATACCAG ATCGATGCAGCCATTGTTCGTATTATGAAGACAAGAAAAGTCTTGAGCCATACTCTTCTAATCACTGAGCTCTTCCAACAG CTCAAATTCCCAATAAAACCGGCTGATCTAAAGAAGAGGATTGAAAGCTTGATCGATCGAGAATACTTAGAGAGGGAAAAGAGCAACCCCCAGATATACAATTATCTTGCTTAG
- the LOC104724761 gene encoding uncharacterized protein LOC104724761 — protein sequence MSSQETKTDQREGAEICNGGSNCKQKANEILSTMNLPKGLLPLDDMTEIGHNKSTGYVWIKIKNKVQHRFKAIGRNVSYDSEVTAFVENRRMRQLTGIKSKELLIWVTISEIFVNDQDPSKITFANPTGLSRTFPVTAFEEEDQK from the coding sequence ATGTCGtctcaagaaaccaaaacagatcAAAGAGAAGGAGCAGAGATCTGCAATGGCGGATCAAACTGCAAACAAAAAGCCAACGAGATCTTATCGACCATGAATCTACCCAAAGGACTTCTCCCACTAGACGACATGACAGAGATCGGTCACAACAAATCAACCGGTTATGTCTGGATCAAGATCAAGAACAAGGTCCAGCATCGGTTCAAAGCCATCGGGAGAAACGTGTCCTACGACTCGGAAGTAACTGCGTTCGTTGAGAACCGTCGGATGCGTCAGCTTACGGGAATCAAGAGCAAAGAGCTTTTGATTTGGGTTACCATCTCTGAGATCTTTGTTAATGATCAAGATCCATCTAAAATCACTTTTGCTAATCCCACGGGACTGTCACGTACGTTCCCCGTCACtgcttttgaagaagaagaccagaAATGA
- the LOC104724762 gene encoding uncharacterized protein LOC104724762 codes for MGKFITTTLSPSLYARSKLLCFSLVYLFTTLFLFLYVSLSRNQCVFRYSPFDPVQPKLFSYPSSYGEHKYALPTHRSSCSSPLFFSDYWTVLKEIESILSDSSSSSQENLRYINGKSESFGGNFSTRKRFSYYNHSNIDVEVPCGFFKDFPVSNSDRVEMEKCGLVVASAIFNDHDKIRQPVGLGVKTLETVCFYMFIDDKTLNSLFHHNVIPRNSPRDYRVGAWRIIKISKSESLYLNPAMNGVIPKYLIHRLFPNSKFSIWVDAKIQLMIDPLLLIHSMLVVPEADMAISKHPFFVNTMEEAMATARWKKWGDVDGLRMQMETYCEHGLKPWSSHKLPYPTDVPDSALILRRHGIRSNLFSCFMFNELEAFNPRDQLAFAFVRDHVNPKVKMNMFEVEVFEQVVVEYRHNLKRIETSTYEEQEEEHNQLSLRKTQKRRRWLDHDTWSLNTSSCKSYLMDMWG; via the exons ATGGGAAAATTCATCACAACCACACTATCTCCATCGCTCTATGCACGATCAAAgctcctctgtttttctcttgtcTACTTATTCactactctttttcttttcctctacGTATCTCTCTCAAGAAACCAATGCGTCTTTCGATATTCCCCGTTCGATCCGGTTCAACCAAAACTTTTCTCTTATCCTTCTTCTTATGGTGAACACAAATACGCTCTTCCCACTCACcgatcttcttgttcttctcctcttttcttctcaG ATTACTGGACAGTGTTGAAGGAGATAGAGAGTATCTTGAgcgattcatcatcatcatcacaagaaaATTTGAGATACATTAACGGAAAAAGTGAGAGTTTCGGTGGAAATTTTAGTACTCGGAAAAGATTTTCTTATTACAATCATTCCAACATTGACGTCGAAGTTCCATGCGGCTTCTTCAAAGATTTTCCGGTCAGCAACTCCG ATAGAGTTGAGATGGAGAAATGTGGACTAGTAGTTGCATCAGCAATTTTTAACGATCATGACAAGATTAGACAACCAGTGGGACTTGGAGTTAAAACCTTAGAAACTGTTTGCTTCTACATGTTCATTGACGATAAAACCTTAAACTCACTCTTCCACCACAACGTCATCCCGAGAAATAGTCCAAGAGATTATAGAGTCGGCGCATGGAGGAtcatcaaaatatctaaatccGAGAGTCTATACCTTAACCCGGCAATGAACGGTGTTATACCAAAGTATTTAATACATAGATTGTTTCCAAACTCAAAGTTCAGTATATGGGTCGACGCAAAAATTCAGCTTATGATCGATCCGCTACTTCTAATTCATTCGATGCTAGTAGTGCCTGAAGCCGATATGGCGATATCTAAACATccattttttgtaaatacaaTGGAGGAAGCGATGGCTACCGCGAGGTGGAAGAAATGGGGCGATGTCGATGGACTTAGGATGCAAATGGAGACTTATTGTGAGCATGGCTTGAAGCCTTGGAGCTCTCATAAGTTGCCGTATCCCACAG ATGTACCAGATAGTGCGCTGATACTGAGAAGACACGGAATAAGAAGCAACCTATTCTCGTGCTTCATGTTCAACGAGTTAGAAGCGTTTAACCCACGAGACCAATTAGCGTTTGCATTTGTGAGGGATCACGTAAACCCTAAGGTGAAAATGAACATGTTTGAGGTGGAAGTGTTTGAGCAAGTAGTTGTTGAATACAGACACAATCTCAAGAGGATCGAGACATCTACGTacgaggaacaagaagaagaacataatCAATTATCGTTGAGGAAAAcacagaagagaagaagatggttaGATCATGACACTTGGTCTCTTAATACTAGTAGCTGTAAGAGTTATCTCATGGATATGTGGGGGTGA